A genomic region of Pseudomonas frederiksbergensis contains the following coding sequences:
- the ubiH gene encoding 2-octaprenyl-6-methoxyphenyl hydroxylase: MNRVNLAIIGGGLVGASLALALQAGARARGWKIVLIEPFAPGHTYQPSYDARSSALSFGARQIYQRLGLWQEISRRAEPIKQIHVSDRGRFSTARLSAMEEGVPALGYVVENAWLGQCLWQGLDKDVISWRCPAEVTRMEPLEDGYRLTLNDETSLECDLAVLADGGRSGLREQLGIGVKKRPYNQSALIANITPSEAHNGMAFERFTDDGPMALLPLPENRCALVWTRLGMDAQRLAALDERSFLSELQGVFGYRLGTLKQVGARHLYPLSLIEAEEQVRPHLAVLGNAAHSLHPIAGQGFNLSLRDAQALAEALLASPTAPGDFTTLQAYRERQRLDQNLTVGFSDQVTRLFGSTQPLVSLGRNIGLLGLDLLPPAKRWFARQAMGLGTRSDG; encoded by the coding sequence ATGAACCGGGTCAACCTGGCAATCATCGGTGGCGGCCTGGTTGGCGCCAGTCTGGCGTTGGCCTTGCAAGCCGGTGCCCGTGCCCGTGGTTGGAAGATCGTGCTGATCGAACCGTTCGCGCCCGGCCATACCTACCAGCCGAGCTACGACGCGCGCTCTTCGGCGCTGTCTTTCGGCGCTCGGCAAATTTATCAGCGATTGGGCCTGTGGCAGGAAATTTCCCGCCGCGCCGAGCCGATCAAACAGATCCATGTTTCCGACCGTGGACGCTTCTCGACCGCGCGACTGTCGGCCATGGAAGAGGGCGTTCCAGCACTGGGTTACGTGGTGGAAAACGCCTGGCTGGGCCAATGCCTCTGGCAAGGTCTGGACAAGGACGTGATCAGTTGGCGCTGCCCGGCCGAAGTCACGCGCATGGAGCCGCTGGAAGACGGTTACCGCTTGACCCTCAACGATGAAACCAGCCTTGAATGCGACCTCGCGGTGCTGGCGGATGGCGGCCGTTCGGGCTTGCGCGAGCAGCTAGGGATCGGTGTCAAAAAGCGTCCGTACAATCAAAGTGCGTTGATCGCCAACATCACTCCGAGCGAAGCCCACAATGGCATGGCGTTCGAGCGTTTCACCGATGACGGCCCGATGGCCCTGCTGCCGCTGCCGGAAAACCGCTGCGCGCTGGTCTGGACTCGCTTGGGCATGGACGCGCAGCGTCTGGCTGCTCTGGATGAGCGCAGCTTCCTCAGCGAGTTGCAGGGCGTGTTTGGCTATCGCTTGGGCACTCTCAAACAGGTCGGTGCACGGCATCTTTACCCGTTGTCGTTGATCGAGGCCGAAGAGCAGGTGCGTCCGCATCTGGCTGTGCTGGGCAATGCTGCCCACAGCCTGCACCCGATTGCCGGTCAGGGCTTCAACCTGTCGCTGCGCGATGCCCAGGCCTTGGCCGAAGCGCTGCTCGCCAGCCCGACTGCACCGGGCGACTTCACTACCTTGCAGGCTTACCGCGAACGCCAGCGCCTGGACCAGAACCTCACCGTGGGCTTCTCCGATCAGGTCACCCGGTTGTTCGGCAGTACCCAGCCGCTGGTTTCACTGGGCCGCAACATCGGTCTGTTGGGCCTCGATCTGTTGCCACCGGCCAAACGCTGGTTCGCCCGGCAAGCGATGGGGTTGGGAACACGCTCCGATGGTTGA
- a CDS encoding 2-octaprenyl-3-methyl-6-methoxy-1,4-benzoquinol hydroxylase, with protein sequence MRADLLIVGAGMVGSALALALQNSGLEVLLLDGSPMSVKPFDAQSAFEPRVSALSAASQRILERLGVWDGVVSRRSSPYTDMQVWDGSGTGQIHFSAASVHAEALGHIVENRVVQDALLDRLHDCDLGLLANARLEQMRRSGDDWLLTLADGRTLRAPLVIAADGANSAVRRLTGVATREWDYLHHAIVTSVRSSLAHQMTAWQRFTDHGPLAFLPLERDGQQDWCSIVWSTTPTEAERLMALNDEGFCRELERAFEGRLGRVLSADPRLCVPLRQRHAKRYVAEGLALIGDAAHTIHPLAGQGVNLGFLDAAVLAEVLLHAAGRGERLADVKVLSRYERRRMPHNLALMAAMEGFERLFQADPLPLRWLRNTGLKMVDQMPEAKALFVRQALGLTGDLPTLAKA encoded by the coding sequence ATGCGCGCAGATCTGCTGATTGTCGGGGCCGGAATGGTCGGGAGCGCGTTGGCGCTGGCGTTACAGAACAGTGGGCTGGAAGTCCTGCTGCTCGACGGCAGCCCCATGAGCGTCAAACCCTTCGACGCGCAGTCGGCGTTCGAGCCTCGGGTGAGCGCCTTGTCGGCCGCCAGTCAGCGGATCCTCGAACGTCTGGGTGTGTGGGACGGCGTTGTCAGCCGGCGCAGCAGCCCTTATACCGACATGCAAGTCTGGGATGGCAGCGGCACCGGGCAGATTCATTTCTCGGCCGCCAGCGTCCACGCCGAGGCACTCGGGCATATCGTTGAAAACCGGGTGGTGCAGGATGCACTGCTCGATCGCCTGCACGACTGCGACCTGGGCCTGCTGGCCAATGCGCGTCTGGAGCAGATGCGTCGTTCCGGCGACGACTGGCTGCTGACCCTGGCCGATGGCCGCACGTTGCGCGCACCGCTGGTGATCGCGGCGGACGGTGCCAACTCGGCGGTGCGCCGCCTCACCGGTGTCGCGACACGCGAATGGGATTATCTGCATCACGCCATCGTCACCAGCGTTCGCAGCTCACTGGCGCATCAAATGACCGCCTGGCAGCGTTTTACCGACCACGGTCCGCTGGCATTCCTGCCATTGGAGCGTGACGGTCAGCAAGACTGGTGCTCGATCGTCTGGTCGACCACTCCGACTGAAGCCGAACGCCTGATGGCGCTGAACGACGAAGGTTTCTGCCGTGAGCTGGAGCGTGCCTTCGAAGGGCGTTTGGGGCGCGTTCTGAGCGCCGATCCGCGACTCTGCGTGCCGTTGCGTCAACGCCACGCCAAGCGCTATGTGGCCGAAGGTCTGGCGCTGATCGGCGATGCTGCTCACACCATTCACCCGTTGGCCGGGCAGGGGGTCAACCTCGGTTTTCTCGATGCGGCGGTTCTGGCCGAAGTGCTGTTGCACGCGGCCGGCCGTGGCGAGCGTCTGGCGGATGTGAAAGTGCTCAGCCGCTACGAACGTCGACGCATGCCGCACAACCTGGCGTTGATGGCGGCGATGGAAGGTTTTGAGCGCTTGTTCCAGGCCGATCCATTGCCACTGCGCTGGTTGCGTAATACCGGGTTGAAAATGGTCGATCAGATGCCCGAAGCCAAGGCGCTGTTCGTGCGCCAGGCGCTCGGGTTGACCGGGGATCTGCCAACCCTCGCCAAGGCCTGA
- a CDS encoding extracellular solute-binding protein, producing MLAPKRLLTALALTLIGTTVQAADEVVVYSSRIDELIKPVFDAYTQKTGVKVKFITDKEAPLMQRIKAEGENATADLLLTVDAGNLWQAEQMGILQPFTSQVIDTNIPLQYRAASHAWTGLSLRARTIAYSTDRVKPSDLTTYEALADKQWEGRLCLRTAKKVYNQSLTATLIETHGAEKTEEILKGWVRNLSTDVFSDDIAVLQAISAGQCDVGIVNTYYYGRLHQQKPDLPVKLFWPNQADRGVHVNLSGIGLTKHAPHPEAAKALVEWMTTPQAQKIFADVNQEFPANPTVKPSAEVEAWGTFIPDTLPVEVAGQRQAEAIRLMDRAGWN from the coding sequence ATGTTGGCACCGAAGCGTCTACTGACAGCCCTCGCCCTGACCCTGATAGGTACCACCGTTCAGGCCGCTGACGAGGTGGTGGTCTACTCCTCGCGTATCGACGAGCTGATCAAACCGGTCTTCGATGCCTATACCCAAAAAACCGGCGTAAAGGTGAAGTTCATCACTGACAAGGAAGCGCCGCTGATGCAGCGCATCAAGGCCGAAGGCGAGAACGCCACCGCCGACCTGCTGCTCACCGTCGATGCCGGCAACCTCTGGCAGGCCGAGCAAATGGGCATCCTGCAGCCGTTCACCTCCCAGGTGATCGACACCAACATCCCGCTGCAATACCGCGCTGCGTCTCACGCCTGGACCGGTTTGAGCCTGCGGGCGCGGACCATCGCTTATTCCACCGACCGGGTAAAACCCTCGGACCTGACCACTTACGAAGCGTTGGCCGACAAGCAGTGGGAAGGCCGTCTGTGCCTGCGTACCGCGAAGAAGGTCTACAACCAGTCGTTGACCGCGACCCTGATTGAAACCCACGGTGCGGAAAAAACCGAAGAGATCCTCAAGGGTTGGGTTCGCAACCTGTCCACTGACGTGTTCTCTGACGACATCGCCGTACTGCAAGCGATCAGCGCCGGGCAATGCGACGTCGGTATCGTCAACACCTACTACTACGGCCGTCTGCACCAGCAGAAGCCGGATCTGCCGGTCAAACTGTTCTGGCCGAACCAGGCTGACCGCGGCGTACACGTGAACCTGTCGGGCATTGGCCTGACCAAACACGCCCCGCACCCGGAAGCCGCCAAGGCTCTGGTGGAATGGATGACCACACCGCAAGCGCAAAAGATCTTCGCCGACGTCAACCAGGAATTCCCGGCCAACCCAACGGTGAAACCGTCTGCTGAAGTCGAGGCCTGGGGCACGTTCATCCCTGACACCCTGCCGGTCGAAGTCGCTGGCCAGCGTCAGGCAGAAGCCATTCGCCTGATGGACCGCGCTGGCTGGAACTGA
- a CDS encoding ABC transporter permease, with amino-acid sequence MAHPAQRRWYPLVFVVAALVLLPLSVLLLSWQTVDLQIWSHLWDTQMPRLLGNTLTLILGVGVGVTLLGVSLAWLTSLCEFPGRRWLDWALMLPFAIPAYVLAFVFVGLLDFAGPVQTLLREGFGSDLRLPRVRSTGGVILVLVLVFYPYVYLLARTAFLAQGKGLMEAARVLGQSPWQAFWRVALPMARPAIGAGVALALMETLADFGAVSVFNFDTFTTAIYKTWYGFFSLSSAAQLASLLLLVVMLLLYGERRARGASRASNERPRGKALYHLRGFKAVAASSWCGLVFACAFVIPLLQLVAWFWQRGRFDLDERYAGLIVHTLYLGTMAALITVSVALLLAFARRLAPTRAIRSGVSLANIGYALPGSVLAVSIMLAFSYLDRELVVPLSGWLGGAGKPLLLGSLSALLLAYLVRFIAVAYGPLENSLAQIRPSLPEAARSLGVGGPRLFFKVYLPLLLPGTLSAALLVFVDVLKEMPATLLMRPFGWDTLAVRIFEMTSEGEWARASLPALTLILVGLLPVIGLIRRSAHRNG; translated from the coding sequence TTGGCCCATCCCGCCCAACGCCGTTGGTATCCGCTGGTTTTCGTTGTTGCTGCCCTGGTACTGCTGCCGCTGAGCGTGTTGCTGCTGTCGTGGCAAACTGTCGACCTGCAGATCTGGTCGCACCTGTGGGACACCCAGATGCCGCGTCTGCTGGGCAACACCCTGACGCTGATCCTCGGCGTCGGGGTTGGCGTCACGCTGTTGGGCGTCAGCCTGGCGTGGCTGACCAGCCTTTGCGAGTTCCCCGGGCGACGTTGGCTGGATTGGGCGCTGATGTTGCCGTTTGCGATCCCGGCCTATGTGCTGGCGTTCGTTTTCGTCGGCTTGCTGGATTTCGCAGGTCCCGTGCAAACCCTGCTGCGCGAAGGGTTCGGCAGCGACCTGCGGCTGCCGCGCGTGCGTTCCACGGGCGGGGTGATACTGGTATTGGTGCTGGTGTTCTATCCCTACGTCTATTTGCTGGCGCGTACGGCCTTTCTGGCTCAGGGCAAAGGTTTGATGGAGGCTGCGCGAGTGCTCGGCCAATCACCGTGGCAAGCATTCTGGCGCGTGGCTTTACCGATGGCCCGGCCGGCGATTGGTGCCGGTGTGGCCTTGGCACTGATGGAGACGCTGGCGGACTTCGGGGCGGTGTCGGTGTTCAACTTCGACACCTTCACCACGGCGATTTACAAGACCTGGTACGGCTTTTTCAGCCTGTCGAGCGCCGCACAACTGGCCAGCTTGTTGCTGCTGGTGGTGATGTTGCTGCTGTACGGTGAGCGCCGTGCTCGTGGCGCCAGCCGGGCGAGTAACGAGCGGCCACGGGGCAAGGCGCTTTATCACCTGCGCGGGTTCAAGGCTGTGGCCGCCAGCAGTTGGTGCGGGCTGGTGTTTGCCTGCGCGTTTGTCATTCCATTGCTGCAACTGGTGGCGTGGTTCTGGCAGCGCGGGCGCTTCGACCTGGATGAGCGTTACGCCGGGCTGATCGTGCATACGCTGTACCTGGGCACCATGGCCGCGTTGATCACCGTCAGCGTCGCGCTGCTGCTGGCCTTTGCCCGGCGCCTGGCACCGACCCGGGCGATTCGTTCCGGGGTCAGCCTGGCCAATATCGGCTATGCCTTGCCCGGGTCGGTGCTGGCGGTATCGATCATGCTGGCGTTCAGTTATCTGGACCGCGAACTGGTGGTGCCGCTGTCGGGATGGCTTGGCGGTGCAGGCAAGCCGTTGCTGCTGGGCAGCCTGTCGGCGCTGTTGCTGGCGTATCTGGTGCGTTTTATCGCGGTGGCCTACGGGCCATTGGAAAATAGCCTGGCACAGATCCGTCCGTCGTTGCCGGAAGCAGCACGCAGTTTGGGTGTTGGTGGGCCACGACTGTTTTTCAAGGTGTATCTGCCGCTGTTGCTGCCTGGCACGTTGAGCGCGGCGTTGCTGGTATTCGTCGATGTGCTCAAGGAAATGCCCGCGACCTTGCTGATGCGCCCGTTTGGCTGGGACACGCTGGCGGTGCGGATCTTCGAAATGACCAGCGAAGGCGAGTGGGCGCGGGCGTCATTGCCCGCGCTGACACTGATTCTGGTGGGCCTGTTGCCTGTCATCGGGTTGATTCGACGTTCGGCGCATCGAAACGGCTAG
- the gcvT gene encoding glycine cleavage system aminomethyltransferase GcvT — protein sequence MGQRTPLYDLHLALGAKMVDFGGWDMPLHYGSQVEEHHQVRRDCGVFDVSHMTVIDVSGPQAKAWLQHLLANDVERLHSDGRALYSAMLNEHGGVVDDMIVYRLDDAYRLVVNAATRDQDMAWMQAQLGNYQAQLHERSELAMLAIQGPQARQKIAELVTQSRGTLIQQLKPFEGQCDGDWFIARTGYTGEDGLEIALPADQAPGFFNDLVGAGISPIGLGARDTLRLEAGMNLYGQDIHQDVSPLASNMAWSIAWEPATRQFIGRAALEAERAAGVKHKLVGLVLEERGVLRAHQVVRIADVGEGEITSGSFSPTLSKSIALARVPMATADRAEVEIRGKWYPVRVVKPTFVRHGKTLI from the coding sequence ATGGGACAGCGTACGCCTCTGTATGACCTTCATCTCGCACTCGGCGCGAAGATGGTCGATTTTGGCGGTTGGGATATGCCACTGCATTACGGCTCGCAAGTCGAGGAACACCATCAGGTGCGCCGCGACTGTGGGGTTTTCGATGTATCCCATATGACCGTAATAGACGTCAGCGGCCCTCAGGCCAAGGCCTGGCTCCAGCATTTGCTGGCCAATGATGTCGAACGTCTGCACAGCGACGGCCGTGCCTTGTACAGCGCCATGCTCAATGAACATGGCGGGGTGGTCGACGACATGATCGTCTATCGCCTGGACGACGCTTATCGTTTGGTGGTGAACGCTGCCACCCGTGATCAGGACATGGCCTGGATGCAGGCCCAACTCGGCAATTATCAGGCGCAACTGCACGAGCGCAGCGAGTTGGCGATGCTGGCGATTCAAGGTCCGCAGGCGCGGCAAAAGATCGCCGAATTGGTGACCCAGTCCCGTGGCACGCTGATCCAGCAACTCAAACCGTTCGAAGGTCAGTGTGACGGTGACTGGTTCATCGCCCGTACCGGTTACACAGGCGAGGATGGTCTGGAGATTGCCTTGCCGGCCGATCAGGCGCCGGGATTCTTCAACGATCTGGTCGGTGCGGGCATATCGCCCATTGGCCTCGGCGCCCGCGACACGCTGCGCCTTGAGGCCGGAATGAACCTCTACGGTCAGGACATTCATCAGGATGTCTCACCGCTGGCTTCCAATATGGCCTGGAGCATTGCCTGGGAACCGGCTACTCGTCAGTTCATCGGTCGGGCGGCGCTTGAGGCTGAACGGGCAGCAGGGGTGAAGCATAAACTGGTCGGTCTGGTGCTCGAAGAGCGTGGGGTTTTACGCGCCCATCAGGTGGTTCGCATCGCTGATGTTGGCGAAGGGGAGATCACCAGTGGTAGTTTCTCTCCTACGCTTAGCAAATCGATTGCCCTGGCGCGGGTGCCGATGGCAACCGCTGACCGGGCAGAAGTGGAAATTCGTGGCAAGTGGTACCCGGTTCGGGTGGTCAAACCGACCTTCGTGCGTCATGGCAAAACCTTGATCTAA
- the gcvH gene encoding glycine cleavage system protein GcvH — protein MSDIPADLRFAESHEWARLEADGTVTVGISDHAQEALGDVVFVELTEVGNVFGAGDQAGVVESVKAASDIYSPVAGEVIAINEDLSASPELLNTDPYGAWIFKLKPSNTADVEKLLDAAGYKAAIGE, from the coding sequence ATGAGCGATATCCCTGCCGACCTGCGTTTTGCCGAAAGTCACGAATGGGCCCGCCTGGAAGCTGATGGCACCGTCACTGTGGGCATCAGTGACCACGCTCAGGAGGCCTTGGGTGATGTGGTTTTCGTTGAGCTGACCGAAGTGGGCAATGTATTCGGTGCAGGCGATCAGGCGGGTGTGGTCGAATCGGTCAAGGCCGCCTCCGACATCTACTCCCCGGTTGCCGGTGAAGTGATCGCGATCAATGAAGACCTGAGCGCCAGCCCTGAGCTGCTCAACACCGACCCGTACGGCGCGTGGATCTTCAAGCTCAAGCCAAGTAACACCGCTGATGTTGAGAAGCTGCTCGACGCGGCAGGCTACAAGGCTGCTATCGGCGAGTAA
- a CDS encoding DegT/DnrJ/EryC1/StrS family aminotransferase, translating into MSQLPFLPFSKPTIDETTIAAVGDVLRSGWITSGPKVQAFEAQLSEFFGGRPVRTFNSGTCTMEIALRIAGIGAGDEVITTPISWVATANVILEVGATPVFADIDPITRNIDLDQLEAAITPRTKAIIPVYLAGLPVDMSRLYAIAKKHGLRIVEDAAQALGSSWNGQRIGATGDFVSFSFQANKNVTSSEGGCLVLNNAEEVRLAEKYRLQGVTRTGFDGLDVDVLGGKFNMTDVAAAIGLGQFAHIDAITAHRRELAKHYFACFGSDFEAKYGAQLPPADFTNSNWHLFQLVLPERKDGKPARATFMEQMQELGVGIGYHYPPIHLLSLYRERGFKEGMFPVSERVGRLIVSLPMFSAMSKSDVERSVAAVKAVLQNA; encoded by the coding sequence ATGAGCCAACTGCCTTTTCTGCCGTTTTCCAAACCTACTATCGATGAAACCACGATTGCCGCTGTCGGCGATGTCTTGCGCTCCGGCTGGATTACCAGCGGGCCCAAGGTTCAGGCGTTCGAAGCCCAGCTCTCGGAGTTTTTTGGCGGCCGTCCGGTGCGCACGTTCAACTCCGGGACCTGCACCATGGAGATCGCCCTGCGCATCGCCGGGATCGGTGCCGGTGACGAAGTCATCACCACGCCGATTTCCTGGGTCGCCACGGCCAACGTGATTCTCGAAGTGGGCGCCACCCCGGTGTTTGCCGACATCGACCCGATCACCCGCAACATCGACCTGGACCAGCTCGAAGCGGCCATTACCCCGCGCACCAAGGCAATCATCCCGGTGTACCTCGCTGGTTTGCCGGTGGACATGAGCCGCCTGTATGCGATCGCGAAAAAACATGGCCTGCGCATTGTCGAAGACGCCGCCCAGGCACTGGGTTCGAGCTGGAATGGTCAGCGCATCGGCGCCACGGGCGACTTCGTGTCGTTCAGCTTCCAGGCGAACAAGAACGTCACCTCCTCGGAAGGTGGCTGCCTGGTGTTGAACAATGCTGAAGAAGTGCGACTGGCCGAGAAGTATCGCCTGCAAGGCGTGACCCGCACTGGCTTCGATGGTCTGGACGTTGATGTGCTAGGTGGCAAGTTCAACATGACCGACGTCGCCGCCGCCATTGGCCTGGGCCAATTCGCCCACATTGATGCCATCACCGCTCATCGTCGCGAACTGGCCAAGCATTACTTCGCCTGTTTCGGCAGTGATTTCGAGGCCAAATACGGTGCGCAGCTGCCACCGGCAGACTTCACCAACAGCAACTGGCACTTGTTCCAGCTGGTACTGCCAGAGCGCAAGGACGGCAAACCGGCCCGCGCAACCTTCATGGAGCAAATGCAGGAACTGGGCGTCGGCATCGGCTACCACTACCCGCCGATCCACCTGCTGAGCCTTTACCGCGAACGCGGTTTCAAGGAAGGCATGTTCCCCGTGTCCGAGCGCGTCGGTCGCCTGATCGTCTCGCTGCCAATGTTCTCGGCCATGAGCAAAAGCGATGTCGAGCGTTCAGTGGCGGCGGTAAAGGCTGTCTTGCAAAACGCCTGA
- the gcvP gene encoding aminomethyl-transferring glycine dehydrogenase — MSQLPSLSQLRDPNAFLRRHLGPDTAEQQAMLDSLGLGSRVELIEQTVPPGIRLNRELDLPPALDEEAALAKLRGYAEQNQVWTSLIGMGYHGTLTPAVILRNVLENPGWYTAYTPYQPEIAQGRLEALLNFQQLTIDLTGLELANASLLDEATAAAEAMALAKRVAKSKSNLFFVDENCHPQTISVVQTRAEGFGFELIIDAVDNLKQHQVFGALLQYPDTHGEIRDLRPLIDHLHAQQALACVCADLLSLLLLTPPGEQGADVVFGSSQRFGVPMGYGGPHAAFFASRDEYKRAIPGRIIGVSKDARGNVALRMALQTREQHIRREKANSNICTAQVLLANIASFYAVYHGPQGLKRIAQRVHRLTSILAAGLERNGITRLNKQFFDTLTLEVGGSQTAILDSARAAQINLRILGRGQVGLSLDESCDERTVTKLFDVFLGADHGLDVAELDREALISGIPDGLLRATPYLRHPVFNAHHSETEMLRYLKQLENKDLALNQSMIPLGSCTMKLNASSEMIPITWPAFANLHPFAPKEQAVGYSLMISELESWLCAITGFDAICMQPNSGAQGEYAGLLAIRKYHESRQQGARDICLIPASAHGTNPASAQMAGMQVVIVDCDDAGNVDLDDLKAKATAAGDKLSCLMATYPSTHGVYEEGISEICEVIHKHGGQVYMDGANLNAQVGLARPADIGADVSHMNLHKTFCIPHGGGGPGMGPIGVRAHLAPFVANHPVVPIDGPDPQNGAVSAAPWGSASILPISWMYIAMMGPQLADASEVAILSANYLAKHLSGAFPVLYTGRNERVAHECILDLRPLKALTGISEEDVAKRLMDYGFHAPTMSFPVPGTLMVEPTESESKAELDRFISAMLSIRAEIAEVQNGNWSAEDNPLKRSPHTLADIIGVWDRPYSIEQAVTPDAHTRLHKYWPTVNRVDNVYGDRNLFCACVPVDEYR; from the coding sequence ATGTCCCAGTTGCCATCCTTGAGTCAGTTACGAGACCCGAATGCCTTTCTGCGGCGCCACTTGGGGCCGGATACCGCCGAGCAGCAGGCGATGCTCGACAGCCTCGGGCTCGGCAGCCGCGTCGAACTGATCGAACAGACAGTGCCGCCGGGCATTCGTCTCAATCGCGAACTGGACTTGCCGCCAGCGCTCGATGAAGAAGCCGCACTGGCAAAGCTACGCGGCTATGCCGAACAGAATCAGGTCTGGACCAGCCTGATCGGCATGGGTTACCACGGCACCCTGACGCCTGCGGTGATCTTGCGCAACGTGCTGGAAAATCCCGGTTGGTACACCGCTTACACACCCTATCAGCCAGAAATCGCTCAGGGGCGACTCGAAGCACTGCTCAATTTCCAGCAATTGACCATCGACCTGACAGGCCTGGAATTGGCCAACGCCTCGTTGCTCGACGAAGCCACGGCTGCGGCCGAAGCCATGGCGCTGGCCAAGCGTGTCGCGAAGTCGAAAAGCAATCTGTTCTTCGTCGACGAAAACTGCCATCCACAGACCATTTCCGTGGTGCAGACCCGGGCTGAAGGCTTTGGCTTCGAACTGATCATCGACGCTGTGGATAACTTGAAACAGCATCAGGTGTTTGGTGCGCTGCTGCAGTATCCCGATACTCACGGTGAGATCCGCGACCTGCGCCCGCTGATCGATCACTTGCATGCGCAGCAGGCGCTGGCCTGCGTTTGCGCCGATCTGCTGAGCCTGTTGTTGCTGACACCGCCGGGTGAGCAGGGCGCCGATGTGGTGTTTGGTTCATCCCAGCGCTTTGGTGTACCGATGGGCTACGGCGGTCCTCACGCAGCGTTTTTCGCCAGCCGCGATGAATACAAACGAGCGATTCCCGGGCGGATCATCGGTGTTTCGAAAGATGCTCGCGGCAACGTCGCGCTGCGCATGGCCCTGCAAACCCGCGAGCAACACATCCGTCGCGAGAAGGCCAATTCGAACATCTGCACGGCCCAAGTGTTACTGGCCAACATCGCCAGTTTTTACGCGGTCTACCATGGCCCGCAGGGGCTCAAGCGTATCGCGCAACGGGTACACCGGCTGACCTCCATTCTCGCTGCCGGGCTTGAGCGCAACGGTATTACCCGGCTCAACAAGCAGTTTTTTGACACCTTGACCCTGGAAGTTGGCGGCAGTCAGACGGCCATCCTCGACAGTGCCAGAGCGGCGCAGATCAACCTGCGGATTCTCGGGCGTGGGCAGGTCGGTTTGAGTCTCGACGAGAGCTGTGATGAACGCACCGTGACAAAGCTGTTTGATGTGTTCCTGGGTGCCGATCATGGGCTTGATGTGGCTGAACTGGATCGCGAGGCGCTGATCTCCGGCATTCCCGACGGCTTGTTGCGGGCCACGCCGTATTTACGCCACCCGGTGTTCAACGCCCACCACAGCGAAACCGAGATGTTGCGCTACCTCAAGCAACTGGAGAACAAGGACCTGGCCCTCAACCAGTCGATGATCCCGCTGGGTTCCTGCACCATGAAACTCAACGCCAGCAGCGAGATGATCCCGATCACCTGGCCAGCATTCGCCAACCTGCACCCCTTTGCGCCGAAAGAGCAGGCGGTGGGCTATTCACTGATGATCAGCGAACTGGAGAGCTGGCTCTGCGCGATTACCGGTTTTGATGCGATCTGCATGCAGCCCAACTCCGGCGCCCAAGGTGAATACGCCGGGTTACTGGCGATCCGCAAATACCATGAAAGCCGTCAGCAAGGCGCACGTGACATCTGCCTGATTCCTGCGTCAGCCCACGGCACCAACCCGGCCTCGGCGCAGATGGCCGGGATGCAGGTGGTGATCGTCGACTGCGACGATGCCGGTAACGTCGACCTCGATGACCTGAAAGCCAAGGCGACGGCTGCTGGTGACAAGCTTTCCTGCCTGATGGCCACTTACCCTTCAACCCATGGGGTGTACGAAGAAGGCATCAGCGAAATCTGCGAAGTTATCCACAAGCATGGCGGTCAGGTGTACATGGACGGCGCCAACCTCAATGCGCAGGTCGGGCTGGCCCGCCCGGCGGATATCGGCGCCGATGTCTCGCACATGAACCTGCACAAGACCTTCTGCATTCCCCATGGCGGAGGCGGGCCGGGAATGGGGCCGATTGGCGTGCGGGCGCATTTGGCGCCGTTTGTTGCCAATCACCCGGTGGTGCCGATCGACGGGCCCGATCCGCAGAATGGCGCAGTCAGCGCGGCGCCCTGGGGCAGTGCGAGCATTTTGCCGATCAGTTGGATGTACATCGCGATGATGGGGCCGCAGCTGGCCGATGCCAGCGAAGTGGCGATTCTTTCGGCCAATTACCTGGCAAAACATTTGTCCGGTGCTTTCCCGGTGCTCTACACCGGGCGCAACGAGCGGGTGGCGCACGAATGCATCCTCGACTTGCGACCACTCAAGGCGCTGACCGGGATCAGCGAAGAAGACGTCGCCAAGCGGCTGATGGATTACGGTTTCCATGCGCCGACCATGTCTTTCCCGGTGCCGGGCACGTTGATGGTTGAGCCTACCGAAAGCGAGTCCAAGGCTGAGCTGGATCGCTTTATCAGCGCGATGCTGAGTATTCGTGCGGAAATTGCCGAGGTGCAGAATGGCAATTGGTCTGCGGAGGACAATCCGCTGAAACGCTCGCCCCATACGTTGGCGGACATTATTGGTGTCTGGGATCGGCCCTACAGCATTGAGCAAGCGGTGACCCCGGACGCGCACACCAGGCTGCATAAATACTGGCCGACGGTGAACCGCGTGGACAACGTTTACGGCGATCGCAACCTGTTCTGTGCCTGCGTGCCGGTGGATGAATACCGCTGA